In Topomyia yanbarensis strain Yona2022 chromosome 2, ASM3024719v1, whole genome shotgun sequence, one DNA window encodes the following:
- the LOC131682780 gene encoding uncharacterized protein K02A2.6-like, with protein sequence MKAIARSYVYWPTLDNDIVDYVKSCHQCAMAAKTPPKSAPLSWPKSTKPWQRVHLDYAGPIDGEYYLVVVDSFSKWPEIVQTRSITTAATIKIIRELFARLGMPETLVSDNGSQFTSAEFQSYCTDNGIEHLTTAPFHPQSNGQAERFVDTFKRSIKKIKEGRATMREALSTFLLTYRSTHCFSSPNGKSPAEVMFGRPIRTSLDLLRPPPDSVQFEQPSESRPLKREFKAKDPVYAKVFVKNQWNQEQYWNV encoded by the coding sequence ATGAAGGCGATTGCCAGGTCTTATGTTTATTGGCCAACTCTCGATAACGACATTGTTGATTATGTTAAATCCTGCCATCAATGTGCGATGGCTGCAAAAACACCACCGAAGTCAGCGCCTTTGTCTTGgcctaaatcaacaaaaccgtGGCAGCGTGTACATCTTGACTATGCTGGACCGATCGACGGGGAATACTACTTGGTCGTCGTGGATTCTTTTTCGAAGTGGCCTGAGATTGTGCAGACTCGCAGCATCACTACAGCCGCTACAATCAAAATCATCAGAGAACTGTTCGCACGCTTGGGAATGCCAGAGACACTAGTGAGCGACAACGGCTCACAGTTCACCAGTGCAGAATTTCAATCCTACTGTACGGATAACGGTATCGAGCATCTCACAACTGCGCCGTTTCACCCACAATCGAACGGTCAAGCTGAGCGGTTTGTGGATACATTCAAACGGTCAATAAAGAAGATTAAGGAGGGGAGAGCGACAATGCGTGAAGCACTCAGTACATTTTTGCTGACTTACCGGAGCACACATTGTTTTTCTTCTCCGAATGGAAAATCGCCAGCAGAAGTCATGTTCGGTCGTCCGATCCGTACCAGTTTGGATCTACTCCGTCCTCCACCAGATTCTGTGCAGTTTGAACAGCCTAGCGAGAGCCGACCCTTGAAGCGTGAGTTCAAAGCTAAAGATCCGGTATACGCAAAAGTCTTCGTTAAAAATCAATGGAACCAGGAACAGTACTGGAACGTATAG